A window of Quercus robur chromosome 12, dhQueRobu3.1, whole genome shotgun sequence genomic DNA:
atataggtaataaaagttttattgaaaaaaagtaCATCATGTTCAGAATTGTGAACAAATTGTACAGAAGACCCTTCTTTAATCCAACAAATGAAATACTCTGATTTTGTCATATTATAGTTTAATTCTGCTGCCAGATACTCAAAAGaatttaccaaaaacaaacttCAAAGAATGACAAAGCCAAGTATCTGGTGCATAAGTATTCCAAGAATCAAAGATAACCAATAGCTTCAAACAGAAGATCCTTGATTCTCATAACTAATGAATTACAGGACATGGCATCTTAAAAGTATTAAGGCTATAGTGGTGTTCCTTCTGATCAAATAGTATATGTAGATCCGTCTCCAAATATAATGATCAAAATTTCCTTCAATAGGTGAGAGCATTTTACAGAAGAAACCGTACTTGAATGTAACACATCCTAAATAATTTCCCTAAAGTTGTCGTAGACAAATCCTTGAAACATATTTGTGAACTATAAAatgccatgaagtataattagTTTGAAGACACTACTCCAATGATTTTCTCCACAACATgcattaaaagagaaaaagaatatcCAATatggtttttctgggtttgctctatgttcttcatgcatagagtaGCCTTTCgtatatataacattcttacttatcaaaaaaaaaaaaatccaatatggAAGAGAAAGTTAAAAATTCAGGGAATAACTTTAACTTGAAACGGTACAGGGGCATCATAACTAAGTTTTTCAGCTTACAAAGTAGGAAATTACTCACCACGCCTGTCAAGAAACCCCAACATCTAGAGATAGAGCGCAGTGGTAGCAATCTCAAAAATGACGCCTAAGGTtggcaagtaaaaaaaaaaagatatcaaaGTTAGACATGAAGAGTACGACATCTGTGTAGCTGAAACACATTGGCTACAAAATATGCAAAAgaatcacaaaacaaaaatacatggGCAGGATTATAAAGATATTACTTTTACATCAGGTTGGAACTCAAATTCAATTCCTTTTTCTCGTGCCTCTTCAACCTATCACCAAGGGGGGAAAGTAGATTAAACAAATGAATgacaaccaaaaaaattgatagtagGGAAAATGTAATACAaaatgcacacacacacacacactccatGCAGTTATCTAGTCATTGGCAAGTGTTTGTGCTTCTCTGACTCTCAAACATAACTTCTTAACATTTTACTTATATtctatttggaatttggttcctacagagagagagagaataaataaacattaaattaagataattaattaatttttctgaagttccaaaacatttattttttttctttttggtgacTAATCAGGATAAAATGAAACTTAATGTTACCGTGTAGTCTATTTGCTTCTAAGATAGATAAAAATACGTACATTCACCACATTTCCAAATCAAAATTAGTACCCCATTCTAAAACTTTAGGAAGCACACCTAACCCTAAAATATTCATTGCATATGGCCCCATTAAAATCAACACTACAAGAATACCCTTTTGGAAAATTACAACTCTCCATATGGCAAGTGTTCTTCTATATTTCTTAGGTGGCTCTGAACCAATGAGCACTTATACTGACATTATAAAAGAGGAACTAAAACTTAGAGGATAATAACTTCCCAACTTGGTGCTCTAATTTTGGAgctttcaaataataatttgttccAGTTATGAACAAAACTAGTCAGGAGTGGTGCCTGCCTGAAATGTAATTATTTTGGTGTTGTACATAATTCTAGTTGGCCCATCCATGAGGAGCACATAACTACAGCTATAAAAGCCCAAAGATGTCATTCACCCCTCCTTACATGAAACTACAAGTTACGAGTTAGGAAGTTGCGACGACGCATCTATAACCAATGTATACCTTCTTGTCATCATAAAGCCTACGGGCATGGAGAACCCCAAGCATAAGTAAGGTAGCGGCGGTTGCACCAGGCACCAAAAAAGAATCACCTGCATACACCCTCAGACTCAGTGATGAGCTTCACACACTTCTAATTAAAATAGACAATAAACTAATAAGCTAATCATCATGatcacttaattaattaataataatgctctgcatttaattttcttctttaatacTTTTCTATCTCGTTCATGCAAATTAttacctgaaaaaaaaaaaaaaaaaaaaaaaaaaacaactgacCTCTTCCTAGTTTTTGAGGATTTCACGAATTTTCTGAACTTCTTCCGCTCAAATTTTACAGCAATCATAAACATTTGCTAATAATCTTTCAGAATTAATGGTTTGCTTTCTAAGGCATCCATCagcatttaaaatttgtaaaacatTTACTGCTTTTGGTAGCATAGCCTATCattattttctcaacaaaaatttcaatacAAGTAGCTTTTGGCTTTGAACAAACACTGCTGTAGAAAATtaacagcagataatgtaaagtaAAACTACAAAGTTTCTATTTCAgttgtttttttaattcttggattttctaagcaaccaaacaaataacATGTACAGTAAGTTTCGGAAGTTTCAAGTAAATAGGCGAAGGTCGCAATCGGAGAAGTGACAGGCTGACCTCGAGAAGGGCCAGTTCCGCCATTGAATGAAGTTCGGGCTCGAGTGGTTGTTTGGAGCTTTTTGAAGAACGAAGTGAAGCAGCGACGCTGGTTGTGGAGGTATCCATGGCGTGTGCGGTAAAGAAAAATTGGGAGCCTATACGAAACCCTGAATTTCATATTTGTTGAATTAATCAATAACGCTCACTCTGTTTGCAGGGATAGCACTGTGGTTGGTTAGGGTTCTGTAGCCTGCGTCGTgtgtgttttatattttttgtatcgGGGGCAAATTAAATTAAACGGCGGAAATATCTGTTAGTGGTGGGTGGTAAGGTTTTACTTGCGGAACACTTTCGGTCCTGAAATTTAAAATGACCCGTCTTGTTtggtattgttatttaaataataatttttaatatttaaataatgttatatgtatctttataaacttttttatttatacatattttaacaaaataataacgttattagaaaatttttacCAAACGGGTcataattgttgttttttttttcttatttattgaaattggGCTTCTTACTATacggatatatatatatatatatatatatattttgctgaATTCTTACTATACCGATATAGAAAAGTTCCcagttttctttctaaaaaaaaaatcatttcttaaataaaaaaactttttataccaaaatataaataaacttgtaagtataaatatattaacatattttatcaatatatatatatatatatataaaacataaataattaaaaaatttcaaaacaatttgggggggggggggggggggggcgggggaTGGTTGCGGATTCACCACTATTTGAGAGTATGCCTTTAAAATAACTCTTTGGTGAGGAAATTTTATCGGCAgtaacaaacaaagaaaaaaaaatcttacttaGGTGACTATTGTTTCCAAAACAACGTGAAAGTTTGGGATGATTTGAGGGAGGATGGAGAAGAAGGAGGTATGGTGAAACTATGTAGGAAAAGGTAAGAGACTTTGATGGAGCTTAGGTATTTTCTCATCAGGCTACTAAAAACCAATCCCCCAATTTGAGGATAAAATGAGAAAGGGTAGGAGGTAGATGGTAGTAAAACACAAAAACTAcccttccttttgttttttgtttatgtgtttttttgctAGTTATTTCATTAGATGTGTTACTTTGTAagtttataataattataaaaaataaaaactttcttataaactattaaaaaaatttgtgttgagggaaaaattttgatgttcccAAATAGAATATGAGGTAGACAAGCCAAAACTCGATGATGggcccttgaaataaagcccaaaggctTTCGATGTTGTGTAAGTCCGCCAAGTAAGAAATAAAGGCTGCACCctaacaagaagacaacaataaaacacaataaacaCATTActgttgttagtttgttatattattggTCCTTTTACAGCatcatagttcaaatcagtcTTCTAGCGGTACGGTATTATCTCCAACGGTAGGATAATTTCATGTTAATAAGtgttgtagttgcacgattttcctggcccaactggCGTTGGTCCGGCCCTGGtccaaagcacaacccacaataaatacttgtagagaatgggttaaagagctTGGCCTCAATGACACTAGCGGGTCTATTGCATGTAGTATACTGCttgcagaaagaaaaataagaacaccaagaaggattcctcaagtttgattttatttctctttttctctcttacagTTCTCCTAGTTCCGCCCccccctctttgagggacttcatttacattatatattcttcatcttttcatcccagccttacacctgttagccatccaagcatccactcgagcacctgtcccatcagacgccctcatcagactctttgtgagttgcagaggccaaggcgatactgttcaggggtcttttcctcattaatgcggccaagagggtggttggggcgcaattaatgtggtggtagccttcagtgagatattttaaatttaattcgttttatatgttggggaaggtgagctgaaatggctgagcagagtttctcgtctggCTTCATGATGTCCGAGGACGAATTGCTTCTCGGACGGGTTTCCTTGGAGCTGCTGGGGTTGGTAATGCTGCATAGGAGGCTCCTCCTCGGATAGTAAGCTCCTCGGATGGGCCTGAGTtcggaatagcccatcatttctgggccggcccccacaatagcccctcaaaactgcGGTTTTAACCTcactccgaggagaaaagcggggttttgatatttgtgagtggagggaaataagAAAATCgggggcgcgcgtgcggaccgttacttttcacgcgctacaatttacgagacgtggccattaacttctggaggcgttatgttcccttcatccaacggcttggcgtgaatcgaacggccatcgtttcttCCCGTATTTCTAGGCggggatgatcttttctctttcctccctgctatataagacgtcagcaGGGTTTAGTTCCTTTTTTCATCTGCATTCCTCAAACCCCAAAAggctccagagaactccatcgaatcccagagatatacgaacacttgcgtccgttacgccgccgtaACCGTTCTTCTGAAGCgcttcgtccaagagagattccTAGGCGTCCCCTcgagcgttttgtgaaggtaccagtacatcTCGCCCTTTTTTCCGTTTTAATTCCTTCCTCGGACTCTACTTCTCTTttcagtctttactttcatttcctcggttcagttcagatgggtagattcgaaaaattagtaaaaactcctgccgctatggacgcctttagggctaaatatcacattcccccgagggttgggctgcgtcactgtcctcttgaaggaatattgaccgatagagttgagggagaagtcgttatccccatgattgctttcatagagggagggatgacacttcccatgcgcaggatcacaagggagtacctgttcaaccataggttgacgccgtatcagtgtgccccaaatatgttcaagatactaggctgtgtagatgtcttagacgagcggatgaatctaggccttacttagCATGATGTGGCTTATTTGTACGAATGccaccgcctcggggatgatgggtattatcttaaatcccggaacgaggccgttaggttgatctcttgtcttccagtttccaataagaccgtgaaggatgacttcctcattgcctccggggagtggttcgacggtattcactgTCCAACTCGGGCGGGAAAaccaggtgcggcgcttttaggattgatcctttttggggaaaggacttagtgttgaggggttattttttcTGGCTTTCTTtgcaattggaaaatttcatgatctgacctcacttttcttggttgtttgcagacaaaattcacgttgctcctcggataGATCTTACGAATGTGCCAGCGCTGAATtatcttctcaggtcggagatttacgttaccggggacggacagttgcgtgcggcccatctgattttgggctatcaacctctgagcagtGCTTTCCAGGcagtcggtcacgctataagggcggGCAGTACGAGGTTGGCCAGGATTGACGTGTCCCGAGACGGGTTCCTAGCTCCACACGATTTACCACCAGTAGTGCTGCCTGGGGTCAGGGATCCTTACTTAGCGGAGCAGCTTCCTCCGGTGAATGAGCCTGGCGCGGCTGCTCGGATTGAAGAAGAAACAGAATCTTCCCGTCTTTCTCTTGAGGCAGAAATAGACGAGTTCTACTTCGaagaggaaattcagcaaaatccTTTAGGGGAGTCTTCCAATCCTGAAGCCGAGCAGGACCGACATTCTGCAGTTGGTGTTCCCccaatcgttatctgctcggacgatacctCAGACGAAGAGGCCGAGCCTATGGCAGGAAAAGGGAAGTCCTTGAAGGAGCTGATGTCTTCCAGGGGGAAAGGTCAGTCACCAAAGGGTCAATCTTCGAAGGGGCCTACTCCATCTCAGGTCAAGACCCTTCCCCCGGCGGTCCCCCAGGGTGTCCCGGACCTtggccttaaggttaatccggacctgaagaagaaaaggccggtGGACACGCctgaggaaggcgaggtggcTGTCCAGCCGGCCAAGCAGCAGAAAACCAcacgggcgccaaggagcagaaggggtacATCCTCGGACAGTAGGGACGAGGGGAACCTTGCTGAAGTGCGCACTGCCCCTCGCTCATGGGACCCAaagttggagctggatgggCTTGCCATTCCTTACACTGCTTCAGTCCGAGAGTATAATCGCggccgggcagggtacgtggctgaggccttagagcagcccctacttcttcctcgggacatggaggcctacaggcAGTGCACTcagtccgagctcttcctatcccttaaaagggatcttgcgctggtaagtaatccttttgcTGCTTTGTCCATTTACTTGCTCCTGTTAGGTTATATACTCTTCTTTTAAGGACGCTCTTGTTTTGtccgcagattactcagcaagtctttgtggctgaggagttttgccGTGATAGCCGCAATCtggctgaggctgagacccaggctcggacagaggtggagaaagccttgggttCTCTCAAGCATGATCACACTAAACTCACGGCTGAGCTCAAGGATTCGGAGCACCGACgtaaaagtgcagaggctggcctgaagaCTGCCGAGgatcaggcggaggaccagcgcaaacaGCTGTACACGGCTCAGCTTAACCTTACCACCGAGAGGCAGGCAGTGAAGGATCTCAGGGCTGCCCTGCAAAAGGTGGAGGATGAACTGAAGCTGGCAAgggaggaggcccagctgatccgagagtccacagaggctgagaagaatgctgctcgccaacTCGGGGCCGCAGAGACTGAGGCTCGGCTGTCCGAGGAGATCCCTGAGGTATGCAGGGAGTACTGCgacatttcatgggctcatgctcttaatgctgcaggagttcctgcggacTCGGCACTGAGATcgcccgagagcatcttctatcctccggAGATCCGAGCTAACCCTGATGAAGTCCAAGTTGCTTCGGAGCAAGACCTGGCGGCGTCTGACGCCGTCCTTGTGCCTGTTGTGGCTAAGGATCTTGTGCCCGATGTGGCTGAGGATCTTGCCACAGACTCTACAATTGAGGTTCCCCCTCCTCAGTctgagcagaaagaagatcctcctgctcAAGCCTAGCCTTTTAGGCTTTCAACCTCTGTAAATagttttcattatatatatttttttattttgtttcattttccttttaaatgagagttgccctattcttccctttttttgtaaggacctctctttctgatgtactcggaatattaatataatatgttCATTTTGCTTACTGCGGATGTGTCAAtagcgtgttttttttttaaacatttgcaacgaGGTAGATACAAGCAAACGGTCAAAGTAAAAATGGGTCTTTGGGTTGCTTATTTGAGGGTCGCGATGGTGCTGAACTGTGCGCATGTATTGAAAGTGATTCCCTTTAAGTAAcaatctcccaatctatcataagtaataatctccccaagagtctgtggtccgaggagccaggcagtacttaggttctgcttaaaactatgaCTTGTCATGAGCAATAATTTCCCCtagagtctgtggtccgaggagccatgcaggacttaggttctgtttaaaactatgagctgtcatgagtaataacttccccaaaagtctgtggtccgaggatccatgcaggactttggttATGCTTAAAgcttataaatagttggcttaaaTAACAATtacccccaagtctgtggtccgaggagccatgcaggacttgggttctgtttaaaacttataaataaccggttttaaataacaatttcccccaagtttgtggtccgaggagccatgcaggacttgggttctgtttaaaacttataaataattgtaatgtcAACTGGAAAGCGGCAAATAGTCATGAAAGAGAACATACGCTAagccattcttattaataataatacctcctgaggttatttacattccatggtcgaggtacaactttttcatccaaatcctctaagtagtaggcgcctattccggccacggacGTGACTCGGTaaggtccctcccaattgggccccaacttgccccaagaggggttctttgcgctgccaagaaccttcctcatcacgagatcacctggacccagaggccgcagcttgacgttagcatcatacccttgtcttagcttctggtgataataagccatgtgaatcgtggccttCTCCCTCCTTTCCTCGGCTAGAtccagacttcttcctagcaactcatcgttatcgTTTGGCGTAAGCGAGCTAGACCTCAATgtggggaaattgttctcgatcgggagcacagcctcagccccgtaagtcattgagaagggggtctcaccggtgGAACGCCgtggcgttgtccgataggtccataagacgtgcggtaattcttctacccatctcccctttgactcatccaatcttttcttcaatccgttcactatgaccttgtttacggcctcgacctgcccatttccttggggatatgcgggggtggaatatcgattaaggatcccaaactcacggcaatactccctgaaattcttgctgtcaaactgaaggccattgtcggaaatgagtgtcctcggagttccgaagcgggtgatgatgttcttccagatgaatttctgggcgtccacgtccctaatgttggccaaaggttcagcctccacccatttagtgaagtaatcggttccgactattatgtatcgcttgttccccgcagccttggggaaaggtccgacaatatcaaggCCCCACTGCGCGAAtggccatggactggagagtgggttgagaacccctccgggttggtggatatttggggcgaatctttggcactgatcgcacttcttagcgtactCCTGGGcttgtctctgcatgttcggccaccagtatccttgggtgagtgccctgtgcgccagcgatcttcctccggtgtgacttccacaaattccttcatgcagctcTTCAAGAAGAGATTCGGACTCCTCCggatgtacgcagagtaggtatggtccagagtaggagcgccgataaagCTTGCGGTCCTCTGAcagccaaaaacgaggagcatttctacgtatcttctcggcttctagtctTTCTTCCGGTAGGATCTCATCTTGGAGGAAATTCTTtagggggtccatccaactggggctctgtcttatctgatggacttggATCGGGTTTGCGCTGATGGGACTGGCCTTaactagatcttcgactaggatTACTCGTGGCGAATTgcgtgccgaggacgtggcaagtgtggccagcgagtctgcgtgagtgtttacgctcctggaaatgtgcgttaaattgaaggatttaaagctctcctgtagccgtttgacctgtcccagatactcttgcatcctagtatctcgagcttccaactctcccatcacttgtccgaccactaatctaGAGTCCGAGAAGGCTTCAATTATTCTCCCACCCAACCTTTGAACCATTGtcattccttgaagtaaggcttcgtattcgacttcattgttcgtagccgagaatccgagtcttaatgacttttcaacgacagcgccgtctggcgatattaaaactatcccaactcctgatcctctctgattggccgcgccatccacgtagaccttccaatgcacgGTCTCGCCGGCTGAAACTGTGCCAACCAGCTTTCCGCCCAGGCCTTTCATCTCGGTcattgtttctatagagggctcagcaaactctgctaccaagtccgcgaggacctgtcccttgacggagggtctgggcatatatttaatatcaaaagcccccagaagagcactccacatggcgatccttcctgtgtagtcagcacttcgaagcacggctcgaagtggaagctgagtcaggacgatgaccgtgtgcgcctgaaagtaatgaggaagctttcgggttgcatgcactatcgccagaattgccttttctaggggtaggtatcgcacctcggcttcatgtagtgacttgctcacatagtacaccggtcgctgcactccattatcatcccgtattaataccaggcttacagcgtggggagctacggcgatgtaagcaaacagcacctcgtctgcctccggactggacatgatgggtggtcgggacaggtagtccttgagctgctggaaagcctgaacgcaatcctccgaccactTAAACtttttccacttgtttatcaggagataaaaaggtcgacatcgatccgccgatcgtgatatgaaccggcttaaggccgcaatcatgccagtgagcttctgcacttccttcgggttccgaggagtctgtagactgttaatggctttgatttggtcagggCTTACTTCTATCCCtctatgggtgaccatgtaccctaggaatctccccgacccgaccccgaatgaacatttggaagcattcagccgcaaccggtgctcccttaagatagcgaagataGTTCCCAGGTCTTGTACGTGCTCGGACACCTTCTTgctctttacaaccatatcgtTTATATACACCTCAATAATCTTGCCCAGTTGCGGttcgaacatccgagtcatcatcctctggtaggttgagcccgcgttctttaacccgaagggcatcaccttataatggtaATTTCCGaggggcgtcatgaaagccgttttttcttggtcctccagcgcaaggggtatctgatgatagccctggaaggcgtccaggaagctcattcgaggatgTCCCacagttgcatccaccaatcgatcaATTTTGGGAAGGGGGAATGGatccttggggcacgccttgttcaggtccgtgaagtccacgcagaccctccattTCCCCGTCTTTTTCTTcaccaccactgtgttcgccagccattcagggtaaaagacctctttgatagcccctgctcttttcaacttGGCCACTTCGTCTCTCACGGCACCAGCGTGCTCCTTTGAGGGGCGTCGGGGCGGTTGTttcctcggagtggaagaggggttgacgttcaggtggtggcagatgaggctgggatcaactccaggggcatcgtaggcgtcccaagcgaatacatcAACATTCTCTCTGAGAAATTTGAtcagttcctccttttcctgaGACGGtaattcagagccgacctgaaagaacttctccgggtcgttGCCGACAGCAACCctatctaaaccttcacaccttatctcctcggccagccccttGTCTTGCTctgccgaggaggctggttgctataagctctctgGGATCGAGGTCTcgaccaagggccgatgtaaaatggcggccaccacacacttcctggacacggcctgatctcctcggatctcttccactcgtcctctggaggggtatttcactttctggtgaagtgtggaggtcacggcctctaggctgtggatccagggccttgcgactatcgcggtgtagggtgaataagcgtcgaccacgatgaaatttacctccaccacttccgccccagtctgcACGGGaagtcggatttgcccctttggtgTAACGAGCTTCCCCTCAAAGCTGaggaggggggagtcataagctgtcagATCTTCTGGCTTCagattcagccccttgtataggtcggggtacattatctccaccgcacttccagagtctactaatacccttttcacatcgaaacccccaatccgcaaggtgaccaccaaggcgtcATCGTGAGGCTGAATTGTTCCtttcttatcctcatccgagaatcccagtatcaaagagcttcccttctttatccttttgggctccctttgTCTGCCCTCGGAGGGAAGACAGtccacggctaataccctggggatgggtggcccagttcttcctggtgcagcgaggatgacatgtatcgtcccggtggggggtcttaaagacacgtctCTTCGAGGTTCTTGTGTTGCTGGGCCaggatggccgctcgatgggtgtagcaggtgacgtagctttccttctcggaccaattgatctaggtgattccacagactcctgcagtcc
This region includes:
- the LOC126708398 gene encoding uncharacterized protein LOC126708398, translated to MAGNPANQQDKGLAEEIRCEGLDRVAVGNDPEKFFQVGSELPSQEKEELIKFLRENVDVFAWDAYDAPGVDPSLICHHLNVNPSSTPRKQPPRRPSKEHAGAVRDEVAKLKRAGAIKEVFYPEWLANTVVVKKKTGKWRVCVDFTDLNKACPKDPFPLPKIDRLVDATVGHPRMSFLDAFQGYHQIPLALEDQEKTAFMTPLGNYHYKVMPFGLKNAGSTYQRMMTRMFEPQLGKIIEVYINDMVVKSKKVSEHVQDLGTIFAILREHRLRLNASKCSFGVGSGRFLGYMVTHRGIEVSPDQIKAINSLQTPRNPKEVQKLTGMIAALSRFISRSADRCRPFYLLINKWKKFKWSEDCVQAFQQLKDYLSRPPIMSSPEADEVLFAYIAVAPHAVSLVLIRDDNGVQRPVYYVSKSLHEAEVRYLPLEKAILAIVHATRKLPHYFQAHTVIVLTQLPLRAVLRSADYTGRIAMWSALLGAFDIKYMPRPSVKGQVLADLVAEFAEPSIETMTEMKGLGGKLVGTVSAGETVHWKVYVDGAANQRGSGVGIVLISPDGAVVEKSLRLGFSATNNEVEYEALLQGMTMVQRLGGRIIEAFSDSRLVVGQVMGELEARDTRMQEYLGQVKRLQESFKSFNLTHISRSVNTHADSLATLATSSARNSPRVILVEDLVKASPISANPIQVHQIRQSPSWMDPLKNFLQDEILPEERLEAEKIRRNAPRFWLSEDRKLYRRSYSGPYLLCVHPEESESLLEELHEGICGSHTGGRSLAHRALTQGYWWPNMQRQAQEYAKKCDQCQRFAPNIHQPGGVLNPLSSPWPFAQWGLDIVGPFPKAAGNKRYIIVGTDYFTKWVEAEPLANIRDVDAQKFIWKNIITRFGTPRTLISDNGLQFDSKNFREYCREFGILNRYSTPAYPQGNGQVEAVNKVIVNGLKKRLDESKGRWVEELPHVLWTYRTTPRRSTGETPFSMTYGAEAVLPIENNFPTLRSSSLTPNDNDELLGRSLDLAEERREKATIHMAYYHQKLRQGYDANVKLRPLGPGDLVMRKVLGSAKNPSWGKLGPNWEGPYRVTSVAGIGAYYLEDLDEKVVPRPWNVNNLRRYYY